The DNA region TCCCGGAGATTTCCTTGAGTTTTTCCAAAGCCTCTTTTCCGCTAAAGGCCGAAATGACCTGAAGATCTCTTTTGGCGAGACGTTTGGTCATGGTCTCTACAAAGGGGACTTCATCATCCACCAGAAGTACATGGGCTATCGGCATAAGATACTCCTTTCATTTTGCATCGCTTATTATTTCCGTTTTTTTAGAAATCGGAAGCTTGACGTCAAAGGTCGTGCCCTCCTCCAGAACGCTGCGGACGTCGATTTCACCCCCGATTTTTTTAACAATTCCGTAGCAGATGGACAGGCCTAAACCGGTCCCCTTGCCCACCGCTTTGGTGGTAAAGAAGGGGTCGAATATCCTGGCAAGATACTCTCGGGGGATTCCCGGCCCATTGTCGGATACAGTGACCACCACGCGATCTTCCTCCAGCCGGCTGCTGATATTGAGCGTACCCCCCTTTTTTTCCATGGCGTCCAAAGCATTATTGATCAGGTTCAGAAAAACCTGCTGGAATTCAGTTGGCGAGACTTCGGTGAGCGGCAGATCCGGGGTAAGATCGGTATGAATGGTTACATTGCTGTATTTCGCGCGCTGATCGGAAATGCCCACCACCTCTTGGATCAAGGTGTTGATCTGGACTTCGTGCACCCGCGGATCGGTTTTGCGGGCAAAACTCAGCAGCTTATGGGTAATTTCCTTACAGCGTTTGCCCTGGGTGTTGATCTGCTTGAGGGCCCGGTTGAATTCCTCCAGGTTTTGACTTTGCCCGAATTCTTCTTCCGACAGCAGGTCCTGGATCCAGCCGGCTTCCTCCACCATGATGGCGACCGGATTATTGATTTCATGGGCGATGCCGGCGGCCAGCTCGCCGATGGAAGCCAGCTTGCCGGTTTCGATGACCTGCTGGTTCATCATCTCCTTTTCGCGGTCTGCCTTGGCAATCCGGCTGACCATGCGTTTCGATACCAGGAATGCCATGGTGATGATGGCCAGCGCGCCCAGCAGAAAAATAGCCAAGGCGATTTTTTGGGTCCGGTTGAAATCGGCGTAGGCGTCGGCAGCGTCCTGCCGGTATATCAGCAGCCAGTCCCCGTGCTTGAGGGATGCCGCTACAAAAATTCTTTTCCGGCCGGCCTCGTCTTTTTTTTCAATTATATCAATGCCGTCTTTGCTTTTGGCAACGCTATCGATAAAGTGCAGGTACGTTTCTTTATCAGCGACGGCATCGGCTTGAGACGTTGTCTGGAATTCGCCGGCTTTATTTAAAATAAAAGCCGAGCCGGTTTTGCCGATACGGATGCTTTCCACCAGAGAGTTAAAGGACTTAAAATCGATGGTGGTCCTCAAAATCCAATCATCCCCCTGCCGGTTCTGTTTGACTGCGATAATAAAGTGGGGGATTCCCCGCAATCCCAGGAAGACATCGCTGATATAGAAATCGCTTTTGATGGCTTTTTTAAACCAGTCGGATTGAGAATAAAGAGCGTTTGCCAATCCAAACGGTCCGGCATAAGCGACCTGAAAACCGTCCGCGTTGATCAGGCCGAGATCTTCAAAAACAGCGTTGTATTCTCTTTTCAGCTCGGTCAATTTCCCCCGCAAAAAGTTTTCATTGCGCAGTTCATCAAGGCTGAAGGATTTTGAAGTAAAACGCAGGTCGCTCAGCTTTTCATTTAAAAATCCGTCAATATGCTGCTTATGCTTCAGGACCAGTTCTTTGAGATGGGCACGGACTTTTTCATGGTGAGAGGACCGGAACTGTTCCAGAATAATACCGATGACCAGAATCATGGGGGTAAGGGAAACAATGATGACGATGAGGATCAGCTTACGTGTCAATGAGTGGTAATAAAGATTATTGGGGGTGTCTTTTCGGTTCATTTTATTAGGATCCGCCGGTGTCTGTATTTTTATGGGGTGATGCTGCTGCCGTCCTAACGCTCGACTGCTGCAGGATATCTGAAACGACCTCTCTGAGTTTTTCGATGCTGCTTCCCCTTTTTTCGACAAACGCGGCTGCGTTTGCAAGGTCTTTGTGGGTTTCATAATCGGATATCAATGTATGCACGACTACCGGAAGCGTCGGGATACGGTTGCGAACTTTTTTGAGCACGGCGGACTCCTCCACATCCGGCAAATCAGGATCCAGTATCAGCAGATCGACGGGCGCGTTCTGATATACCTGTTTGACAACGTCTCGGCCCTTATCCGCCAATATAATCCGATATCCCGCTGCCGTCATTTCACGCCTTAAAAATTCACGCACATGCGGATTCCGATCCGCAATTAAGATGGTGTATTTTCTTTCCACAGGCAGTCCTTGCAAGAGTGTTTGTAAATGCTGTCAGCAAGGTTTGTGCCAGCCTGTTTCAAGAATGAATTCGATTGTAACCGTTTGTAAATAAATAATAAATATTTATTTAAAAATTTTTTTGAGTATGGATGACGACAGGTTGTGTCGGGTTTCTTTACAGAATGTAAAACAGGGACCGGTCTGAAAAAAAGGATGTCCGGTAAGACGGCAAGGCCCCGTTCATTTTTCCGGGTCCATAATTTCGGGCAAGGGGAAGTTGCCGGGGAGTGGTTCAGGTCTGCCGGCGACGCAAAAGCCGCCGGGTCTTATTTTCATGTCAGGCTGTCTCCCAGGAATAGACACTTCCCGGCCGGCGACCGAGCCGGTATCGGGTCAAGGACACCGGCGTTAAAAATTTAATGTATGATATCAAAAAGTTATAATAATAATAAAACGAAGTCGCAAAGGCATCCGGATCGGCATGGTTTTTGAATGGTATTTCGATGAAAGGGAAAAGGCAATTTCCATCTTAGGAATTATCATCACCACGGTTGGGTCGGCCGGCAGGAGCCAGACGCCGTAGGCGAAAGGCTCGGGATGGGGTGACGGCGGCAGCCGGGAGAGGATAGCGGTAAACCGGCCTGCCGGTCGACAAACCGGAACCTTTTGAAAATAATTATTTTTTTAAATCTGAACAACCAAGAGGAGAAACCCATGTCAGCGAATACCTCAGTCGCACAAGAGCGAGATGAATTGCAGGAATTCAGCCCGGAACAATTGGCGGCCGTAGATGCCATTATTGAACATCATCAGTTGAAGCCGGGCGCCCTCATCCCTGTTCTGGAGGAGATTCAGGAAGCGATCGGGTATCTACCCAAGGCCATCCAGCGCAAAGTCGCCTTCGGTCTCAAGATTCCTTTCAGCGAGATCTATGGGGTCGTTACCTTCTATTCATTTTTTACCATAAAACCCCGGGGCCGTCATACCATCCGGACCTGCCTGGGAACGGCTTGTTACGTCCGCGGCGGCAAGCGCATTGCGGAAAGCTTGGCACAGGCTTTCGGCATCAAGGATGGCGAAACCACACCGGACCGACGGTTCACTTTCGAGACGGTGCGCTGTCTGGGCGCCTGCGGATTGGGTCCGGCGATGGTTGTGGACAACGACGTCCACGGGCGGGTCAAACCGGCCAAGGTCAAGGACATCCTGGAGCCTTACATTTAATCCATTTAAGGAGTGGGAGCGATGGCAAAACTGACAATTGCGGACTTGAAAAAGATCAAGGACAGGGTGCATGCGGAAACGGCCCTGCGTCAAGGGGATCGCCGCGCACGGGTGACCGTCCACATGGGAACATGCGGAATCGCCTCGGGGGCGCGCGAGGTGATGGACGCGCTGATGCGCGCGATCGAAGAAACCGGCGTATCCGATGTGGCCGTTACCACATCGGGTTGCATGGGGTTGTGCAGCCGGGAACCCCTCGTAACCGTTGAAATCACCGGGCAGGAGCCCATCAAATACGAATATGTGAACCCCAACAAGATGCGGCAGATCTTCAAGCGCCACGTTCTGGAAGGCGAGATCCAGACCCCGTTCGTGCTGGCCCGGGGAGCCGAGATCGTAAAATAGGTATAATAGCCCGGGGGCGGTTGGCGCCGCACCGGCATCGATACGCCATATTCTCGAAGATACAGGAGGAAATCCATCATGAAGGTGTTTCGCGCACATTTGCTGCTTTGCGGAGGAACGGGCTGCCATGCGTCGGGCAGTCTCGAAGTCAAGAAGGCCCTCCTCGCAGAACTGGATAAGAGAGGGTTGGCCGGTGAGATCAAGGTCGTCGAGACCGGTTGCAACGGCTTCTGCGCCATGGGACCGGTCATGGTCGTTTATCCCGAGGGCGTCATGTATATGATGGTCCAGGTAGGGGATATTCCGGAGCTGGTCGAGGAACATTTACTCAAGGGCCGGGTGCTGGAGCGTCTCCTTTACAAGGAGCCCGTAACCGGCGAGGTCATTCCCACGATGCAGGAGATTCCGTTTTTCGCCCTGCAGGATCTCCGCGTTCTCCGCAATCGGGGCATCATCGATCCGGAAATCATCGAGGAATACATCGCCTGCGACGGTTACGCCGGAATGGCCAAGGCCCTGACCGAAATGACGCCCGAAGAGATCGTTAAGGAGGTCCTGGACTCCGGTCTGCGCGGGCGCGGCGGCGCCGGGTTTCCCACGGGACTTAAATGGAGATTTGCCTCGCAGTCGCCCGGAGACATCAAGTATGTCCTGTGCAACGCCGACGAGGGGGATCCCGGCGCCTTCATGGACCGGAGCGTACTGGAGGCCGACCCTCACGCTGTGCTGGAAGGGATGGTCATCGCCGCCAAGGCCATCGGCGCCCATCAAGGCTACATCTACTGCCGCGCCGAATACCCGCTTGCCATCCACCGTCTCAATATCGCCATCGACCAGGCCAGGGAAGCGGGTCTGCTGGGCAGGGACATCCTGGGTACAGGCTTTGATTTCGAGCTGGAGATTTACAAGGGCGCCGGGGCATTTGTCTGCGGCGAAGAAACGGCCCTCATGACTTCCATCGAGGGAAAACGAGGCATGCCGAGACCGCGCCCCCCCTTCCCCGCTATCTCGGGTCTGTGGCAGCGTCCGTCCATCCTGAACAATGTCGAGACCCTTGCCAACATCGGCCAGATTATCCTTCGCGGCGCCGCCTGGTATGCCGGCGCGGGTACGACGAGGAGCAAAGGGACGAAGGTTTTCGCCCTTACCGGCGATGTGAATAACATCGGCCTTGTGGAAGTGCCCATGGGCACCCCCCTGGGCACGATCGTTTATGACATCGGCGGCGGGATCGCCAAGGGCAAGAAATTCAAGGCCGCCCAGTTGGGCGGACCCTCCGGCGGGATGATTCCGATACAGCACCTGAATGCGCCCGTGGATTACGAAAAGGTCGCCGAACTCGGGGCCATCATGGGTTCCGGCGGGCTCATCGTCATGAACGAAGACTCCTGCGCCGTCGATATGGCCCGGTTCTTCATGGATTTCTGCAAGGACGAGTCCTGCGGGAAATGCACCCCCTGCCGTGCGGGTACACAGAAGATGCTGGAGATCCTGACCAATATCTGCAACGGCAAGGGGAAGGAAGGGGACATCGAAAAACTTGAAAAATGGGCCAATGTCATTAAAAACACGGCGCTTTGCGGGCTGGGGCAAACGGCGCCGAACCCGGTGCTCTCCACCCTGCGCTACTTCCGTGAGGAGTATGAGGCCCACATTCGGGAAAATCGCTGCCCGGCGGTGGTCTGTCAGGCCTTTTTCAAGACCCCGTGCATGCATGCCTGCCCGATCAACATGGACATCCCCAGCTACCTGGCTTTAATCAAGGCCGATCGCCTGGAAGATGCCTATAAGGTCCTTTTAAAAACCAATCCGTTTCCATCAATTTGCGGCAGGGTGTGCGACCATAAGTGTGAAACCAAGTGCCGCCGGTCCACAGTGGATGAAGCCGTCGGCATCAAGTATCTGAAGCGCTATATTACCGATAATGCCGCCCGGCCGCGCCAGGAAAAAGCGCCGTTAACCCGCAAAGAAAAGATCGCGGTCATCGGCGCCGGTCCTTCGGGTTTGACGGCGGCAAGAGATCTGGCTTTGCGGGGCTATGCAGTCACCCTTTTCGATGAATATGCGCAGGCCGGCGGCATGCTGCGCTGGGGCATCCCCGCCTACCGGTTGCCGCGGGAGATTCTCGATCAAGAAATCGCCGACATCCTGGCCCTCGGCATTGAGTTTCGCAACAATACCAAGGTGGGCTTGGACGTCTCCTGGGATGAGATACGGGTAGCCTACAATGCGGTTTATCTTGCTATCGGCGCCCAGCGCAGCGCACGTTCCGGCGTAGAGGGGGATGGACTGAAAGGCGTCGAAGGGGCGATCGAGTTCCTGCGGGAAGTGAATCTGGGAAGAAATCCCAAGGTGGGAAAACACGTTGCCGTCGTCGGGGGCGGAAATTCCGCTGTCGATGCCGCCCGGTCGGCCCTGAGGCTCGGCGCCGAAACGGTGACTATTCTGTATCGGCGCCTGCGCGAAGACATGCCGGCCCAGGAAGTTGAGATTCATGCGGCTGAAGCCGAAGGAATCAAGATTGAATATCTGGCAGCCCCCGTTCGATTCCAGGGGGCGGACGGCCGGCTGCAAAGCGTTATCTGCCAGCGGATGACCTTGGGTGAATTTGATGCAAGCGGTCGCAGAAAACCCGTGCCCTTCACCGGCAGCGAGTTCAGTCTGGAGGCGGACCAGGTGATTCTGGCCATCGGTCAGGAAGCAATCTTCCCGTTTGATGCCGGGCAGGCGGGGATCGGCGTGACCAAACGAAAGCTCATTGAAGTCGTAAAGGGTTCAAAGACTGCAACCGCCGCTGCGATGGTCTTTGCAGGCGGCGATGCGGTCACCGGTCCCGATACGGTGGTCGGCGCTGTGGCAGCCGGGCATCATGCCGCCGCCGAGATCGATGCGGCCGTTCGCCTGCAAAATGGAGAAGCGCTCTACGTTCCCGTGGAAGAGGAAATCCCAATTCCCATGGTCTTGGAGGAAGAAACCGAGGAGATTCCGCGTGTCTGCATTCCCGAAGTGGCTTGTCTGGAAAGAATTAAGGATTTCAGGGAAGTGGAACTGGGGTTGTCGAAGGAAGCGGCGCTGACGGAAGCGAGCCGCTGCCTGCGTTGCGATATCCAGATTGAATAAGCGTGCCAGGCAGATATTCTTGACGACTATATGATATTTTAAATGGAGAGAACATACCATGGAAACAAAGGTCAATAAGGTAAAGCTTTCGATAGACGGCAAAGAGGTCTTGGTTGATGACGGCTTGACCATCCTTGAAGCGGCCCGGCAAAACGGAATTGACATTCCGACCCTTTGCCAGCATGAGGCGCTTTCAAACTGGGGCGGATGCCGGATGTGCGTGGTTGAAGTCGACGGCTCTCCCAAGCTGATCGCCAGCTGCGTGATGCCGGTGCGAAGCGGCATGGCGGTGGTGACCACGAATGATTATATCCTTGAATGCCGCCGAACCATGATGGAGTTTATCTTTGCCGAAAGGAACCATAACTGCATGTTCTGTCCCCAGAGCGGGGATTGTGAACTTCAGAAACTTGCCTATGAATTGCAGATGGATCATCTGACGGTTGCATTTTCCTTTAATAAGTTTCCCACGGATGTTACCAGTGAATATATGGCCATCGACCATAATCGCTGCATCCTGTGCGGACGGTGTGTGCGCGCCTGCAAGGAGATTGTCGGCGCGTCGGTGCTGAATTTCCAGAACCGCGGACCGAAAAACCTCATCGGTATGGATTTAGACGAAACCCGTGAACAATCCAGCTGCTACGGCTGCGGCATCTGCATGCAGGTGTGTCCCACCGGTGCGATGGTCAACCGCTACCGCAGCCACTATGCGGTCAAGGGGCATTCAAAGGACTGGCAGCCGCTCGATACCGTTTGCTCCCAGTGCGGGCTGCTGTGTCCGACCGTTAACTTTGTCAAGGACAATAACCTGCTCAACATTGAAGGCAAGCTCACGGGGGATAACGGCCGTCCGGATCGGGGCCAGCTCTGCTACAAAGGCCGGTTTGAAGCATTGAAAAATACGGGAAAACGCCTGGACAGTCCCATGGTGCGTTCCGGCAATGGCACCTGGGAAAAGTCGACCTGGGATGAAATTCTTAAACTGGTTTCCGGAAAGCTGAATGACGTTAAAAAGAAAGAGGGGGGCGAAGCCATATTCGGGCTGGCTTCCAGTGCGGCATCCAATGAAGAACTGGTATTGTTCAGAGATTTCATGACGCAGGGATGCTCGGCTGTCTATGTGGACACTTTTGACGGGGCCCATTTCAGGACCGTTGCCGGAGTCTATAAGGAAGGGAAGGAAGCTTTCAGGGAAGCCTCATGGAAAATGATCCCGCAAGCCGATATGGTCATGCTGCTGGGCGCAGCCCCCTCCCAAAGCCAGCCGATGATTTCAACCCTCCTGGGCAAGGGGATCTTGCAACGCAGTCAAAAAGTGGCTGTTCTGGGGGAGACGGATCCGATTCAACCCTATGCTACGTATTATATTCCCGTGGCGGATGGGGCGCTGCCCCTGCTGATAGGAGCTCTGAAGGCCGGCATAAAGGGGTCGGGCGATGGGGGTAAACTCCTGGAGAAGGCGGGTCTTGATGCAGATGCCGTCAAGGCTTTTCATGAAGTGGTTAAAGCCTTTTCCGATTCGGTAAACCCCTTATTTGTCGTGGGCGAAAAACTTACCGGTCTTGAGGATCCCGCCGTCTTGGCTGATATCGCGAGTCTGGCAAAGCAGAAGGGGCTTTATCCGGACAACACCCTGCGGCTGATCATCCTAAAACCCCGCGGCAACAGCGCCGGCGCCTGGAAGATGGGAATTTCATCTTCGAACAAAGTACCCGGCAAAAGCAAATGGAAAGCGGGCCTGGTCCTTCTCGGCGAACCGGACGATTCGTATCTTGCGGCTTTGGAAGGACTCAAAAGCGCAGGCTTTGTTGCGGCGATCAGCCCCTACTTTCCTGAATCCCTGGCCGACCAGGTCGATGCACTGATCCCCAAACCCGCATGGCTGGAGGAGGAAGGAACCTTTACTTCCGTGGAGGGCCATGAAACCGCCTATAAGCAAAAAACGCTGCAGGCGCCGGCGGGGGTAATGGATTCATGGGAGATATTCAAAAATCTGGCTGAACGCGTCGGCTTTAAACCGGAGTATCAATCCTGGAAAAACCTTTCCAAAAAGGCCGAACACGAAATCAAAAAATAGGAATTGCTTAACCAAACAGTTTTTAGCTGTTAACAATGGAGGTCGTTCATGGCAAAACCGAAGGTAGCAACCGTGTGGCTGGAGGGATGCGCCGGCTGTCATATGTCCTTTCTGGATCTGGACGAAAGCCTGGTGGATATCCTGGGTAAAATCGAATTAACGGTGACACCCATTACCGATTTTAAAGATTTTGATTTTCCGGAAGTAACGGTCGGAATTATCGAAGGCGGCGTCGGGAATCAGGAACAATTGGAAATTACCCATCACCTCAGAAAGAAGTGCAAGATTCTTGTGGCCTGGGGAGATTGCGCGGTATTCGGAGGGGTCAACACGATGCGGAACTGGATTCCCACGGAAGAAATTCTCAGGCGGGGTTATATTGAGACCGAAAGCACGGTGAACGGCGTGTTGCCCATTCATGCAGAACTTCCTGTTCTGCTGGACAAGGTTCTCCCGGTAAATGAGGTGGTCCCCGTGGATGTATATGTACCGGGGTGCCCGCCCTCGCCGGAAGCCATTGCACATAGTTTAACTGAAATCTTACAGGGACGGCTGCCGGTTCTTCCAATAGAGCTGATCCATTTTGATTGAGGAGACGACCGATATGAAGACTCTAAGAAAGATAACCATCAATCCCATCAGCCGGCTGGAGGGGCATGGGAAAGTGACCATCAACCTCGATGCAGCCGGCGAGGTGCAGGATGCCTATTTTCATGTAACCCAGTTCAGAGGATACGAAAAGTTCTGCGAGGGGCGGCCTTTTGAAGAGATGCCCATCATCACCCAGCGGATCTGCGGCATCTGTCCGGTCAGCCATCAGCTGGCATCGGCCAAGGCCTGCGACGCCGTCCTGGGGATCGAAATTCCCGCAACCGGCAAACTCCTCAGAGAATTAATGCACATGGGACAATTCATTCAGTCCCATGCCCTGCATTTCTTTCACCTGGCAAGTCCTGATCTCCTTTTGGGATGGGATTCGGATCCGGCCCAGCGCAATGTGGTGGGAGTGGTGGCGAAATTTCCGGAAATCGCCGTAAAGGGCATCCAATTGAGAAAGTTCGGCCAGGAGATCATCAAGGCCCTGGGCGGCAAAAAAGTCCATCCCGCATTCGCCATTCCGGGAGGGGTCACCAATACCCTGCACCGTGAAGACCGCGACCGGCTGCTGGCTGGTTTTGCCGAAGCTTACAGCACCTGTGAAACGGCTCTGGACATTGTTAAAGGCTGGGGAGAGAAAAATCTGGCGGAAGTCAAACGGTTTGCCAATTTTAGATCCAATTATGTGGGACTCATGGATGAAAACGGATGCCCCAACATGTACGAAGGCAGAATTCGGATCGCAGACCCCGACAGGAAGGTGCTGGCTGAATTCGAACCCAAGGACTATCTGACATTTATCGGGGAGCATGTGGAACCCTGGTCTTATATGAAGTTTCCATTTTACAAAAGCCAAGGGTATCCCCAGGGCGCTTACCGGGTGGGACCCCTGGCAAGGCTGAATGCCGCTGACGGCATGAGCACCCCTCGGGCGGACAAAGAGTTCAGGAACTACCTGGCCCTGACCCGGGACGGACTCTGGGGCTGCACCCTGCTGTATCATTACACCCGCCAGATCGAACTCCTGAATTGCCTGGAAAGAGCCGAGGAAATCCTGAAAGATGAACGCGTTTGTGGGACTGAGATCCGAATTACGACGAACCCGTCCAATGCCGAGGGCGTCGGTGTCATCGAGGCGCCCAGGGGAATCTTGATCCATCACTACTGGGTCAACAAGTACGGGGCTATTGAGAAGGCCAACCTGATTGTGGCCACCGGCCACAACAATATCGCCATAAATCGATCGGTTGAGCTGGTGGCCAAGGAATATATCCACAAGGGCGATGTTCGGGAAGGGCTGCTAAACCGTGTGGAAGGCGCGATCCGCTGCTATGACCCCTGCCTGTCATGTGCTACCCATGCCCTTGGCCAGATGGCGTTGAAAATCCAGATTTTCGGCCATAGCGGCGAGATTCTGCATGAATTGCGGAGGGATTAGCCGTGTCGACCCTTGAAGCACAGGCGTGTTGGATTGTCGGATACGGGAACCGGCAGCGCCGGGATGACGGCATTGGTCCCTATGTCGTGGAGAAACTGAAAGGGGCTTTAGAACAGAAAAAAGGGGTGCGCCTTCTGGCAGTGCCCCAGCTCGGGGCCGATCTGGTTGAAGATTTGCGGGAGGCCGATCAGATCCTGTTTGTTGACGCGACCATCGACAACCCGGAGGGCGGACGGAAATGGCGCCGGCTCTACCCTGAAATGCAGGTGCTTCCCTATCTGACCCATCATGTCGATCCGGCCTTCCTCCTGGGCCTTATGCAGGCGCTTTACAGTCGTGCTGCTTCCGCCTGGCTGGTTTCGATACACGGGAGTGATTTTGGATTCGGCGAGGGGCTCAGCCCGGAGTCTGCCAGGACAGCCGATCGGGTAAGTCTTGAAATTTTAGAGTTTATCTGCCAGAAGAATTAAAAATTAGGGTTAAAGGGTTCACAGTTCACGGTTCACAGCTGAAGAAACTAACCGAAGTTAAAGGAGCTATTACCCTTTAACCCGGAAACCCAAACAGGGTTGAGGGATCATCGTTAAAGATACACGTTGACAAACTTTCCTGAAGAACGTTGCAACTGTGAACCGTGAACCCTGAACCTTGAACCGATTACACTAGGAGTAACCCATGGAAAACACAGCAGACATCCTTATTATCGACGATGACAGGGATTTGGTTGATTCGATGCGCATTGTCCTTGAAAGTAAAGCGTACGAGGTTCGGGCTGCTTATAACGGTAAGGAAGGGTATGCGGAAATGGAGCGGAAAATCCCGGACCTTATTATTCTGGATGTCATGATGTCCACCGACACAGAAGGTTTCGATCTTGCCTATAAGCTCCAACGCAGCCCGCAATATAAAAAAATTCCCATACTCATGCTGACCTCATTCCCGCAGAAAATGGTGGAACAGGGGCCGGAGAATTTTCAGCACATTATGGGCGAGGACTGGCCGGTCACGATGTTCTTCGAAAAGCCGATCCAGCCGGAAAAACTTTTCTCTGCGATTGAGCGGCTGCTCAAAGAGAAAAGCGAGTAGTGCGCAACAATCCGGGGCGAATGAAGGAATTATAATGGACTTGCCGTTGAGGGTGAGGCTGCTGGGCGCCTTTGTCGGGGTCGTCGTGCTTTCAGGCGCCCTCACCATTCTGGCCGGCAGTTTTCTGATCAAGCGGATGGTCATATCAGAGGCCGAGCGCCGGGTGGTTTTAGGGTTAAAGACAGCCCGGGCCATGTGGGAGCGACGGCTCGATGAAGCCCTCAAAGCCTGCCTAGTTATCTCCGAAGGCGACATTTCCGAGAAATTGTCTTCCCATCAGGCGGTTGATACGCACACTCTGGATGGACTGCGCATCAAGCTGGAATATGATTTCCTGCATATTTTAGACAGCCGCGGAACGATCCTGACCACTGCTTCCGGCGATAACCTGGGCGCCCAGGCTTCCATCAGCCCCGTCATTTCCTGCGTTCTTCAAACTAGAAAATCGGCTGCCGGTATTTCGATTCTCCCCTTAGAAACCTTAACCATCAAGAACGACGCGCTGGCCGCGCGTACCAAAATTCCCGTCCTGTCGACTCCGCATGCAAAACCCGGGGGACCCCGGGAAATCACTTCGGCCATGGTGCTTGAAGCCGCCGCCCCTATTCTGGACGATCATCAGGAATTGACCGGCATTGTCCGGGTGGGAACCGTCATCAACCAGAACTTCGACTTCGTTGACTTTGTACGTGAAAACGTCTTTACGGCCGCCACTTACGGCGGAAAGAACATGGGAACGGTGACGATATTTCAGGGCGATGTCCGGATCACGACGAATGTCGTCGGCCCGGACGGAAAGCGCGCGATCGGCACCCGCGTCTCCGCTGAGGTCTATGATAAGGTTCTGAATGAAGGCCACATGTGGACCGGTCCGGCCTTTGTGGTGGACAGCTGGTACATTTCCGCTTACGAACCCCTGCGGAACCTGAACGAAGAAATCGTCGGCATGCTGTACGTCGGGGTCTTGAAAAAACGTTATGACGATATGCGTCGGCAGGCGATGACCCTGTTCAGCGTTGTGGCCGTGCTGGTGTTTTTATGCGCCGTTTCCCTTTCGCTCTGGCTGAGCGCCCGGCAGGCCCGCCCCATTACCCAGTTGACCGTCGGGGCGGACGAGGTTGCGCGCGGCAATCTCAATTACCAGTTATCTTATTCGACGGAAGCAAAAAGAGACGAGATCTACCGTCTGACCAGCGCATTCAATCAGATGGTCAGCTCTCTGAAGGAACGCGACCGGCAACTGCAGCACAGCCGCGATGATCTGCAGCAAACGGCAACGGAACTCAAAGAGTGGGTTCAGAATTATCTGGACGCCCTGGAATTTATCACCCATGAACTCAAGAACCAGATCGCGGCAATGAAAATCAACCTGCTGGCCGTGCATGACGGCTACATCGGAAACGTCAGCGCAGAA from Desulfobacterales bacterium includes:
- a CDS encoding hydrogenase maturation protease, with protein sequence MSTLEAQACWIVGYGNRQRRDDGIGPYVVEKLKGALEQKKGVRLLAVPQLGADLVEDLREADQILFVDATIDNPEGGRKWRRLYPEMQVLPYLTHHVDPAFLLGLMQALYSRAASAWLVSIHGSDFGFGEGLSPESARTADRVSLEILEFICQKN
- a CDS encoding response regulator yields the protein MENTADILIIDDDRDLVDSMRIVLESKAYEVRAAYNGKEGYAEMERKIPDLIILDVMMSTDTEGFDLAYKLQRSPQYKKIPILMLTSFPQKMVEQGPENFQHIMGEDWPVTMFFEKPIQPEKLFSAIERLLKEKSE
- a CDS encoding Ni/Fe hydrogenase subunit alpha is translated as MKTLRKITINPISRLEGHGKVTINLDAAGEVQDAYFHVTQFRGYEKFCEGRPFEEMPIITQRICGICPVSHQLASAKACDAVLGIEIPATGKLLRELMHMGQFIQSHALHFFHLASPDLLLGWDSDPAQRNVVGVVAKFPEIAVKGIQLRKFGQEIIKALGGKKVHPAFAIPGGVTNTLHREDRDRLLAGFAEAYSTCETALDIVKGWGEKNLAEVKRFANFRSNYVGLMDENGCPNMYEGRIRIADPDRKVLAEFEPKDYLTFIGEHVEPWSYMKFPFYKSQGYPQGAYRVGPLARLNAADGMSTPRADKEFRNYLALTRDGLWGCTLLYHYTRQIELLNCLERAEEILKDERVCGTEIRITTNPSNAEGVGVIEAPRGILIHHYWVNKYGAIEKANLIVATGHNNIAINRSVELVAKEYIHKGDVREGLLNRVEGAIRCYDPCLSCATHALGQMALKIQIFGHSGEILHELRRD
- a CDS encoding NADP oxidoreductase, whose protein sequence is MAKPKVATVWLEGCAGCHMSFLDLDESLVDILGKIELTVTPITDFKDFDFPEVTVGIIEGGVGNQEQLEITHHLRKKCKILVAWGDCAVFGGVNTMRNWIPTEEILRRGYIETESTVNGVLPIHAELPVLLDKVLPVNEVVPVDVYVPGCPPSPEAIAHSLTEILQGRLPVLPIELIHFD
- a CDS encoding molybdopterin-dependent oxidoreductase translates to METKVNKVKLSIDGKEVLVDDGLTILEAARQNGIDIPTLCQHEALSNWGGCRMCVVEVDGSPKLIASCVMPVRSGMAVVTTNDYILECRRTMMEFIFAERNHNCMFCPQSGDCELQKLAYELQMDHLTVAFSFNKFPTDVTSEYMAIDHNRCILCGRCVRACKEIVGASVLNFQNRGPKNLIGMDLDETREQSSCYGCGICMQVCPTGAMVNRYRSHYAVKGHSKDWQPLDTVCSQCGLLCPTVNFVKDNNLLNIEGKLTGDNGRPDRGQLCYKGRFEALKNTGKRLDSPMVRSGNGTWEKSTWDEILKLVSGKLNDVKKKEGGEAIFGLASSAASNEELVLFRDFMTQGCSAVYVDTFDGAHFRTVAGVYKEGKEAFREASWKMIPQADMVMLLGAAPSQSQPMISTLLGKGILQRSQKVAVLGETDPIQPYATYYIPVADGALPLLIGALKAGIKGSGDGGKLLEKAGLDADAVKAFHEVVKAFSDSVNPLFVVGEKLTGLEDPAVLADIASLAKQKGLYPDNTLRLIILKPRGNSAGAWKMGISSSNKVPGKSKWKAGLVLLGEPDDSYLAALEGLKSAGFVAAISPYFPESLADQVDALIPKPAWLEEEGTFTSVEGHETAYKQKTLQAPAGVMDSWEIFKNLAERVGFKPEYQSWKNLSKKAEHEIKK